The Chaetodon auriga isolate fChaAug3 chromosome 2, fChaAug3.hap1, whole genome shotgun sequence genome segment ACTGTAGGGGCTTCAAATTGGAAGTCAGAAATACCTGCTctgagacaaagaaacacaatgaTGAATGTGATATTGTATTTACTGGAGCTAGACAGTGCATAAAACTATGATTTAAATCCATAAATCATATCGTTGGTAAGACTCAAATGACTTTCCACAGACCTAATTGAGTAAAGGACAACAATAAAAGCACCCTAATCTCACTAATTAAGACCAAAGCGCAAAACACAGACGACTTGTTATCCCTCATGTCTGTTCAGTGGCCTCAGACCAAGTGACAGCAGGAGGTTTATCTGAGCTTTCTGTCCTGTGAGGAGCCATTATCAACAGCCAGCTACCTCCTCACGCCTCACACTCACTCTGTTGCTCTTGCTCTGACATACTTCAAACCATCCTTCCCTTTGTCGCTATAATAAACACAATTGTTGGTTTTTAGCAGCTTAGCAAAAGCCAACTGATCTGGCACGCTATAAATATCTAACGTAGATTTTTTCACAAACTATTGCAATGGTGAGTTTTAACTTGATTAGATAATAAACTGTAATGATAATGAGAAATACTCAATGATAAATTAACATTATGTTGATAGTCTTTTTCTATGCTTTTGGTTCTTCCAGTGGAAGGAGGCCAAGCCAGAGGAGCTCATGGACTCCAAGCTGAGGTGTGTTTTTGAGATGCCAGTGGAGAACGAAAAAACGGTGAGCACATGATAtcgctcctctcccctcctcgcCTCACCATGTCAGTTTTCATTGTCACTACAGATGTGATATCACAGAAACTGCAGGGAATGATACATCTAAGTGCTTCCTGCCATTGTTTTCAACATCCCAGGCCTCAGCAGGGGGGcacaatgtatttttaattgttggtttttcatttattatccATTATGCTGCTGGTTTTCTCACCAAATATAACAGATTTATGCCTTTTAATGCTACTCTCAGTAGGGTACATTTGTTTACTTGTTAATATTTGTCTTGAGGAGGGGCTGCATTATATATAGataatgtttattgttgttttccaGCCCCCCACCTACTTAGTAATGTGCTGTGGctgccttcttcctctctggtttttatcctctgtctgttttttcatgtgtccCATCCCAGTCTTCGTCTCGCCTCTTCTGTCTGTACTCTAATACTGTCCCAACTcgcctctctttctttttctctttcaatcTTCTCTATGACGTTTCTACATTTTAGCATtaatcttcctcctcatccttttcCTCCATATCCAGCTCTGCCTCAACCACACTCCCAGACATCAGCTGCCCTACAGAGCGGCATTTTGTTCATTCTCACGTGcagtttattatttttgtgattCTTCTCAGACCCCACACAGCTGTAGAGACGTTATCTCGTCATGATAGGAGCTGAGTGTACTGGCCTCATGAGCACAAGGAGGGAAAAGGACCTGTAGCAGTTGTTTTCAATTCATTATGAGCTGTGCAATACATACACACGGCTCCCAGTCAGCACTGTGCACCACATAGTCCACTAGAGGTAGTGCTGATAGAAACCAGCTTGATCCACTTATGAAAGGCACCCCTGGGTGAACTCTCCCGCAAACACAGAGATAGAAGCCCTCTGTTCCCGCAGCCCTGTGTgagtgcatatatatatatgctgtaCATGAAAGTCTGAAAGTCTCCACGTATAAACATAAAATTGCACCCATGTGCCAACCAAGCCATTGGTCAGAATTGCCATGGAATCGCTGTGGCAGCAACAGACATCTTATTGCATTATAACTTTTCGCCCTGTAACCCACTTACAGCACGACATGGAGTCCAACAAGATGATGTCGTCTAGCTTGCTGAAGTCAGATTCCTCCGCGCTGCCTCCGAAGTCCATGAGCTCCACCCTCGATGACGGGGAGGTAAAGAAGATCATGGAGGAGTGTAAGAGGCTGCAGATGGAGGCTCAGAGGCTAcgggaagaaaacaaacagatcagGGTGAGTGAGATGACCCAAGcaccacagtctgttttttattttacgTTTTGATGGGTAAAGGCACAGGTATCACTGTAGTGTCAGTACACCTGTGATgtgatcaatcaatcagccaCCTGCTTAGCTGAATCAGACAGATCCAGACACGTCTCATTACCTGTGTTAGGTCACAATTCAAACAGTCGCCTCACTCATTAAAAATATGTGACATTTCCtgtgtgatgcagcaacactgcTTGTTGTCCCTGAAGCATAATAAACCTAATATATCatataaaacataataattTCTTCTGTTGTTAGCAGAGACTCTGGATGTGCATTCAGATGTGTATTGAAATgagtaacaaaaaaacaaccactgaaTATATTGCTTGGGCATACTGTATGAAAGTTACTttatgaatgaacacatgaaacagtCAGCTGTATGTAGAAGAACTGCAGCTACAAATGATCTTTATTATCTGTTATTGATCAACTGATGGTCTGGCCTACAAAATTTAGAAATAcgtaaaatgtttttaatgaaattacaattaaaaattttgcatttctgctgaaaacaaacatgaaacaatTACTCGATTGTCCACATtgttgctgattcattttctgtcgaTCAGCTCAGTTGTTTCACCTCTGATGTGTTCTGTACGTTGAATCTTGTAATACCCAGCATGGTTCAAACACTCCGTCTGCCTTCAAAGGCGGAGAGAAAATGTTAATCCACTCAATGAGCAAAGAAAACTCTTCATCTCAATCATGAAATCAGCAGATGGCATCAATTTGTTGATTATTTCTGGTTGTCAAGATAAGCAAATAAAGTGGAAATTCGATTCACACAAATGACGTTGCAGTGTCCTCCACCCTTTGCAGAGACACTAACTCAAGATTAAGGTTTGCATTAAGCGCAACCGCTCGTATCCATAATCAGTGGCAGACCTCAGGGTTCGGAGCTCATAAGGCAGCTTTGCAAATCAATGAGTATGACATCAATCACAGCGATCAGTGGAGCAAGGTTTAAAATGGGTTTTGTTAAGGTTTGGTTGGAAatacgtcacacacacacacacacacacacacacacaccacagacgGCTAAGAAAAAGTCGTCCTCCCCTCAAACACCACAACCACCTCCTCCCCTTTAAGTTCTTGCCAGAGGCAGAACGACTGTTGGCTGCTCCTGCGGCTGAGATTAAACTAACAGAGAGCCCCCCCACCCGCTGCTGGGAAGTGAAGTGTGTTAAAGCCTGGCGCCTTCTGCAGCCCTCCGGGGATTGGGTCAGATGAAGATTTAAGCAGATCCCATTTCTTTGAGCTAGTAAATAAATACTGTCTTATCTTATTGACTGATTGACAAAGTGACCGTCTCTTTTCACTCCCACCGCCgcccttcttcctcctctcacacacttcCTTTCTGTCATCATCTCTAAATGATCTCTTTCACCCTTCTCGCACCTTTTCACCCACTGTCTTTATCTCCCTTCCTCCCCGCCTCAGGAGGACGACGGCCTGCGGATGAGGAAGAGTAACATGATGTCATCTCAGCACTCCTCAGTTGGcatgaagaaagaggaggggtTGAGCGCCCGCACGGTGGCCCTCATCGTGCTCTTCTTCGTGGTGGGCGTCATCGTGGGCAAGTTGGTCTTGTAGATGGCGGCGCAGTTCGGTCGGCAGCAGCATGCTTTCAGGGGGACGAAAACAAACGCGGGATCTGGGATTTTGGATCAGAAATGCCATATCCGctgggtgggggaggggggtggtaCTAGTTTTGATTCAGTCTC includes the following:
- the vapb gene encoding vesicle-associated membrane protein-associated protein B/C, with the translated sequence MARPEQVLLLEPQHELKFRGPFSDVVTTNLKLSNPTDRNVCFKVKTTAPRRYCVRPNSGIIDAGTSINVSVMLQPFDYDPNEKSKHKFMVQSMLAPPDMTDMEGVWKEAKPEELMDSKLRCVFEMPVENEKTHDMESNKMMSSSLLKSDSSALPPKSMSSTLDDGEVKKIMEECKRLQMEAQRLREENKQIREDDGLRMRKSNMMSSQHSSVGMKKEEGLSARTVALIVLFFVVGVIVGKLVL